The Dermochelys coriacea isolate rDerCor1 chromosome 13, rDerCor1.pri.v4, whole genome shotgun sequence genome includes the window AACAACATTGCTCTTTTATGGTTTTAATCTTTTattctcccccccgcaccccttctccctgacattGATAGTAACCCTTTTAATACATTTCCTGTTTATTTTCGAAGAATTTCCTCTCTAGTCTTCTGTTACCTACCTGGTGGGCAATGGGAAGATTTTAGTTAACTTACTCCCCAGGTGATTAGATACCGGTATTGCCAGCCAAAGAACCTGACCCTGTTACCTAAGGCCATGTAACAGTTCCACCCTGGCATTCCCTTTATAGATTCCTGCAGGGGTcacctgcttcttttgttctgcCTTTTGGTAATTTTCCACAGCTCTAAACTCCCCTCccttcagacaagaggaggaagtGTCTTCTCTGAGCTAAAGCAAAGCCATTGTCCCAAGGTGTTTGACTTTGAACAGATGATCACTCAccattgtctctggcctggcaCAGCTGTGACAGAACCCTGGTAACTCAGGAGGAGCCATACACATgggctttccaggacacagtaatTTCATGCTACAATTTCATAAAATCGCCCACAGGTCAGAAGTGATGCTGACAGACCCTTCAGTTCATCACAGCTCCATGttcaaataacatttttatttttgcatccaTTTTTGATTCTAGACAGACTCTTGCACAGGGGGCTCATATCCATTGGCTCGCTCTACTTTAGCACCTGTCTCATCCCCAGAAGGTTTTCCAGTGCCACCACCTTCACCGTGCAGTTCCATCAGCTCGCCCAGTTCAAACTTGGGCTTCTTAAGCATCGTCACTTTGCTGACATACACATCATGAAGAGGGTAGATGGATTGACAAACTTTTTCTATGTCTTTGCCAGTGCTGTCTGGGATCAGCTTATTGACAACTTCTTTCAGATCATTAGTTTGCACCTCCCGTGTCATGATTTCCACCATTTTCTTGCGAATTTGGCGGACCTGCTGGTGCTGGGCATATGAGGTCTTGCAAATCTGGTTATTGCGCTTCTTGGTAAAACCCATGCAAAAGAGGCACAGTAGATATCCATCGGTAGTTTTGACATCAAGATGGGCTTCAATCATTGTCTGCCATTTTTTGACCATGGAACATATCTTGTCACGGGTGAGGTCCATTCCATGGAAGTTGGTCAGCAGATAGCTGATGATTCAAGCCAGGTTCCTGCTGCCTCTCAGCTCTGAAATCTCCAGCTGTGTTCACCAGTTTAGGCCCAAAAGAGTTGACCTTTTGACTTC containing:
- the LOC119842083 gene encoding 40S ribosomal protein S3a-A-like → MDLTRDKICSMVKKWQTMIEAHLDVKTTDGYLLCLFCMGFTKKRNNQICKTSYAQHQQVRQIRKKMVEIMTREVQTNDLKEVVNKLIPDSTGKDIEKVCQSIYPLHDVYVSKVTMLKKPKFELGELMELHGEGGGTGKPSGDETGAKVERANGYEPPVQESV